The following are encoded together in the Anoplopoma fimbria isolate UVic2021 breed Golden Eagle Sablefish chromosome 9, Afim_UVic_2022, whole genome shotgun sequence genome:
- the pvalb7 gene encoding parvalbumin-7: MSMTDLLKAEEIKKALEAFAGETFDPKKFFELVGMKAMSAEDVKRVFQVLDVDGSGFIEEEELKFVLKGFSKEGRDLTDSETSAFLKAADKDGDGKIGIDEFEVLVHE; this comes from the exons ATGTCGATGACAGATCTGTTGAAAGCTGAGGAGATCAAGAAAGCTCTTGAAGCCTTTGCAG GAGAAACATTCGACCCTAAGAAGTTCTTTGAGTTGGTGGGAATGAAGGCCATGTCGGCCGAAGACGTGAAGAGGGTCTTCCAGGTTCTGGATGTGGACGGCAGCGGCTtcatagaggaggaggagctcaa GTTTGTACTGAAGGGCTTTTCCAAGGAGGGCAGAGATCTGACCGACTCTGAGACATCAGCGTTCCTCAAAGCTGCAGACAAAGATGGAGACGGGAAGATCGGCATCGATG AGTTCGAGGTCTTGGTGCATGAGTAG